A window of the Citrus sinensis cultivar Valencia sweet orange chromosome 9, DVS_A1.0, whole genome shotgun sequence genome harbors these coding sequences:
- the LOC102627410 gene encoding uncharacterized protein LOC102627410, with product MIYRDATNEAETTTTAMVDDEIIASPGMANSDLFSGEKESIMGGSAPSFSGLIHVPFPDDRDDVMLKLHELITPLQLRRDDDGKLDSLEEIFHPNQVKPSGYWSMNICLTGDRRYCWKNKWLMQKKGLENVHIGEHPASVRQLRRAERLEIVTKMCQDLAFLHSSEKQVIYRDFKAPNILLDETFKCNLSDFSTAKVSAVENADLTALDTSSVSAQSGKTGMEMKMAQLESGGWRAHDEAEKAFQWPYKSSHLKNTRPNLKTENETWNNFLYLLLIATLLSTITFLSALKITGCKSEEGYKNNSSLNPICQIVNQHPFYIRLVTTFNSVAFFLSIALMMILFNKLPLRPLLLVSAFSMLGAYMCIISGPTKPHLSSFYSTF from the exons ATGATTTATCGTGACGCTACGAACGAAGCAGAGACTACGACAACAGCTATGGTGGATGATGAAATAATTGCTTCGCCGGGAATGGCAAATTCTGATTTATTTTCGGGGGAAAAAGAGTCAATTATGGGCGGTTCTGCTCCTTCATTTTCTGGCCTCATTCACGTTCCTTTTCCTGATGATCGTGATGATGTTATGTTGAAGCTCCATGAACTGATCACACCCCTGCAGCTCCGTAGAGATGATGATGGCAAG TTAGACTCTTTAGAGGAAATTTTTCATCCAAACCAAGTGAAACCTTCGGGATATTGGTCTATGAATATATGCCTAACGGGAGACAGAAGATATTGCTGGAAGAATAAATGGCTCATGCAAAAGAAAGGCCTGGAAAATGTTCATATAGGAG AACATCCCGCCTCTGTTCGACAATTGCGTCGAGCTGAACGACTTGAAATTGTCACGAAAATGTGTCAGGACCTGGCATTTTTACATAGTTCAGAAAAGCAAGTAATTTATAGAGATTTTAAGGCACCCAATATACTGCTTGATGAG ACTTTTAAATGTAATCTGTCCGATTTCTCCACAGCCAAGGTTAGTGCTGTGGAGAATGCTGACTTAACAGCTTTGGACACGTCATCTGTGTCCGCGCAATCTGGGAAGACAGGTATGGAAATGAAGATGGCTCAGCTAGAGAGTGGAGGTTGGAGGGCTCACGATGAAGCTGAGAAGGCATTTCAATGGCCGTACAAGTCATCCCATTTGAAGAACACCAGGCCCAATTTGAAAACAGAAAATGAAACTtggaataattttctttatctgTTATTGATCGCCACATTGCTGTCAACTATAACCTTCCTCTCCGCATTAAAGATCACGGGATGCAAATCAGAAGAAGGCTACAAAAACAATTCTAGCCTAAACCCCATCTGCCAGATTGTCAATCAACATCCATTTTATATCCGACTCGTGACTACCTTCAATTCCGTTGCCTTTTTCTTATCCATAGCATTGATGATGATTCTCTTCAATAAGCTCCCGCTTAGGCCATTGCTTCTGGTATCTGCATTTTCAATGCTCGGTGCTTACATGTGCATAATATCTGGCCCTACAAAGCCTCACTTGAGCTCATTCTACTCAACATTTTAA
- the LOC102627716 gene encoding ankyrin repeat-containing protein BDA1-like: MFEEALRKDDHVDEVKLLLSKIPTLSDDVIRASSSPENNPLLTACEYGNHQVAKEIASRWPKLAMIKNQLGQTAVHIVAERGDVEMVQFLGEQNPESCLVEDNLSMIPLHRAAMKGQSVDVIRALVSICPESLEKLTSNQDTALHLAVKNSHLEAFQVLVNVSKIHNKEHVFNWKNKDGNTVLHLATFNKSIEIVKALALESSNSSSIMIRVNTLNKQGQTALEVCKANSEDSVFKEIGLILQEASARSPVQQSPQIAVGTTNIVSWNNLTRWPIETRNVLLMIVGTIAAVFFTVTCNLPAPFLKEYYLAGKTLHVKDVASGGLPTIFYLMVFNSAGFMTTMAAIVVLGWPLHFRTILLFLVTCVCIVYVIIVDELMPKFVVRLGKSSISSIALMWSLVLALIFFGISVLSLRKFTPSLCRFIQWLWAKRTIYQSNTGHQDLNA; encoded by the exons ATGTTTGAGGAAGCATTGAGAAAAGATGATCATGTTGATGAAGTTAAGTTATTACTCTCCAAAATCCCAACATTATCAGATGATGTTATCAGAGCATCATCATCTCCAGAGAATAACCCTTTACTCACTGCCTGTGAATACGGAAACCATCAAGTTGCTAAAGAGATTGCAAGCCGGTGGCCTAAACTGGCTATGATAAAAAATCAGCTTGGTCAAACAGCTGTGCATATAGTTGCCGAGAGAGGAGATGTCGAGATGGTTCAGTTCTTGGGTGAGCAAAATCCTGAATCTTGCCTTGTAGAGGACAATTTATCAATGATACCTCTACACAGAGCAGCCATGAAGGGGCAATCCGTTGATGTGATAAGGGCATTAGTCTCTATATGTCCGGAATCTCTTGAAAAGTTGACTTCCAATCAAGATACAGCTCTTCACCTGGCggtgaaaaattctcatttggAAGCTTTTCAAGTCTTGGTGaatgtgtctaagattcacAACAAAGAGCATGTCttcaattggaaaaataaagacGGCAACACCGTATTGCACCTAGCTACCTTTAACAAATCCATTGAA ATTGTGAAGGCATTGGCTCTTGAGAGTTCAAACAGTAGTTCCATAATGATACGAGTCAACACTTTGAACAAGCAGGGACAGACAGCCTTAGAGGTATGCAAAGCCAATTCTGAAGATAGTGTTTTCAAAGAAATCGGCCTGATCCTTCAAGAAGCTTCAGCTCGTTCTCCGGTACAACAATCTCCACAGATCGCCGTCGGGACTACAAATATTGTCAGCTGGAATAATCTCACGCGGTGGCCCATAGAGACCAGAAACGTGTTATTGATGATCGTAGGAACTATTGCTGCTGTGTTTTTCACAGTAACTTGTAATTTGCCAGCTCCCTTTCTCAAAGAATATTATCTTGCAG GTAAAACATTGCATGTTAAGGATGTCGCATCCGGTGGATTGCCAACCATTTTCTACCTGATGGTTTTTAACTCCGCTGGGTTCATGACAACTATGGCTGCGATCGTGGTACTCGGATGGCCGCTACATTTCAGAACGATTTTGCTCTTTCTTGTGACCTGCGTATGCATTGTTTATGTTATTATAGTGGACGAGCTCATGCCTAAATTCGTTGTAAGACTTGGGAAATCGAGCATTTCTAGCATTGCTTTGATGTGGTCATTAGTCCTGGCCCTAATATTTTTCGGAATCTCTGTACTGAGTTTGCGAAAATTCACTCCGTCTCTTTGCCGGTTCATTCAATGGCTATGGGCCAAAAGAACTATTTACCAGAGCAACACTGGTCATCAAGATTTGAATGCATGa